One genomic segment of Candidatus Schekmanbacteria bacterium includes these proteins:
- a CDS encoding glycosyltransferase: MKISVSIITLNEIDYIRNAISSCSFADEIVVVDGGSTDGTQDFLKSFDKRIKLIESSWDNDFSKQRQKSLDACTGDWVVRIDSDEVFSEVFETEIRSYLESTNSNAITIRQCNLVGNIDYYSKRYDNFESVPRIFKKTPAIKWKNKIHEIITGIEGIIDQWDVYVVHFGFLDKKRYSKKGEFYSTIPGSGFQKKEDLLYREYDIVSRPLQSYEKESLRKSLRKQFISLANKKPSLAIVRGPNLNEWEMKNYELLMDRYDITAYTTEKHNFSLDKIKIPVIKLPAHPESPIYMLGLEYELFDKDIIYTADITWLFSLQGAVARKKFGNKLVVLEWENIPLIYDDNKNLSNIKRTVTDSADAFIAVTERAADALRIEGADRDKIYKIPMGIDVDFFTPDKTIRNKARSELKFNNDDRIVLFVGRFVFEKGIYDILFASKLLFDKNPDLKKTLKFLMIGRGPEKDRFTAMVKRLSLEDNFIILPQSSYLEMKNYYNSADIFILPSIPKENWKEQFGMAIVEAMACGVPVISTYSGSIPEVIGEAGLLVQPNDPQSICNGIMKLLKNETLRQEFGKLARQRAVEMFSCKVVSEQIDTLFKKILLDKFRTTDSNETMHQSCMSENKGISYYSQKREEIISLVPESAKKILDIGCGTGEMGAALQSIGKFVTGIEREGDIASIASGRLSNVIKGDIEQIDLNSIDEQYDCIVFGDVIEHLINPEETFNKVTKLLSNSGSVIVSVPNVRNISIISQLIDGNWTYQKAGILDETHLRFFTFREIERMLSRNGFRIDSIKTNCVLPKELANLNYDSRGLTSIRVGRTTINDLTEEDIKDFFTIQYIVRASKVATNVVLEDDINNLLKNAYKLENEGIFDAAIESYEQILEKYPRNGESINRIARCLFTIGDYQKAETKLNQISDNYPINAAYINTAICYKKLKKYEMALNYLKKVNDKDGQTISESDLFETFIQTGDCLANLMKDAEAKENYLAAEKINPKSEKPLIGLGSLAILNGNNEIASKYFEKVIAINANNCRALTGLGIALWNNGKKKEALSLYSKTLELNIENPQAIYLIVQAASELGQLEIAEQYLERYVCLHPANIDMLFSLSVIYFRVGKYQKAMELADRIMIFAPGYDGINELIAEIEKITSPSGSYCNEKKISNYGA; the protein is encoded by the coding sequence GTGAAAATTTCAGTCTCTATTATTACATTAAATGAAATTGACTATATTAGAAATGCGATATCTTCATGTAGTTTTGCTGATGAAATTGTTGTGGTTGATGGTGGTAGTACTGATGGGACTCAAGACTTTTTAAAAAGCTTTGATAAGCGTATTAAATTGATTGAATCGTCGTGGGATAATGATTTTTCTAAACAGCGGCAAAAATCACTAGATGCTTGTACCGGAGATTGGGTTGTTAGAATAGATTCTGACGAAGTTTTTTCAGAAGTATTTGAGACTGAAATAAGAAGTTATCTCGAAAGTACAAACTCTAATGCAATTACGATAAGACAATGTAATCTCGTTGGAAACATTGATTATTATTCAAAGCGTTATGATAATTTTGAGTCTGTCCCAAGGATTTTCAAAAAAACACCTGCCATAAAATGGAAAAATAAAATTCATGAAATAATTACCGGAATAGAAGGAATAATAGATCAGTGGGACGTTTATGTTGTTCATTTTGGTTTTTTAGATAAAAAAAGATATTCTAAAAAAGGAGAATTCTATTCAACTATTCCCGGGAGTGGATTTCAGAAAAAAGAAGATTTGCTATACAGAGAGTATGATATTGTTTCAAGGCCTTTGCAATCTTATGAAAAAGAATCTCTTAGAAAATCATTAAGGAAGCAATTTATATCTCTTGCCAATAAAAAACCATCACTTGCTATAGTAAGAGGTCCAAACCTTAATGAATGGGAAATGAAGAATTATGAACTGTTAATGGACCGCTACGATATAACTGCATATACGACTGAAAAACATAATTTCTCCCTAGATAAAATAAAGATTCCCGTAATAAAACTACCTGCTCATCCTGAATCACCAATCTATATGCTCGGATTGGAATATGAATTATTTGATAAAGACATTATTTATACAGCAGACATTACCTGGCTTTTTTCACTTCAAGGTGCCGTAGCAAGAAAAAAATTTGGGAATAAACTTGTAGTGCTTGAATGGGAAAATATACCTTTAATTTATGATGATAATAAAAATTTATCTAACATAAAGCGTACAGTAACTGATTCAGCTGATGCTTTTATAGCAGTTACCGAGCGTGCTGCCGATGCATTGAGAATAGAAGGTGCTGATAGGGATAAAATCTATAAAATACCTATGGGAATCGATGTAGACTTTTTTACACCTGATAAAACTATAAGAAATAAGGCCAGGTCAGAACTAAAATTTAACAATGACGATCGAATTGTACTTTTTGTAGGAAGGTTTGTATTTGAAAAAGGAATTTACGATATTTTATTTGCTTCAAAATTATTATTCGATAAGAACCCAGATCTAAAAAAGACATTAAAGTTTTTGATGATAGGGAGAGGGCCAGAAAAAGATCGATTCACTGCCATGGTTAAAAGGCTTTCCCTTGAAGATAATTTCATAATTCTTCCACAATCTTCTTATCTTGAAATGAAGAACTATTACAACAGCGCGGATATTTTTATTCTTCCAAGCATACCAAAAGAAAACTGGAAAGAACAATTTGGCATGGCAATAGTTGAAGCTATGGCATGTGGCGTTCCAGTTATATCAACATACTCGGGCTCAATACCAGAAGTTATTGGAGAAGCAGGGTTACTCGTGCAGCCTAACGATCCTCAGTCAATATGCAATGGAATAATGAAACTTTTGAAGAATGAAACACTGAGGCAGGAATTTGGGAAACTCGCCAGGCAAAGGGCAGTTGAAATGTTTAGCTGCAAAGTAGTTTCAGAGCAAATTGATACGTTATTTAAAAAAATATTATTAGATAAATTTAGAACAACAGACTCTAACGAAACAATGCATCAATCCTGTATGTCAGAGAATAAAGGGATTTCTTATTACAGCCAGAAAAGAGAGGAAATAATCTCCTTAGTACCGGAATCAGCCAAGAAGATACTCGATATAGGGTGTGGAACTGGAGAGATGGGTGCAGCCCTGCAAAGTATTGGGAAATTTGTAACTGGTATTGAAAGAGAGGGAGATATTGCTTCTATCGCAAGTGGAAGACTATCAAATGTAATCAAAGGTGATATTGAGCAGATTGATCTGAATTCCATTGACGAGCAATATGATTGTATAGTTTTTGGAGACGTAATTGAACATTTAATTAATCCTGAAGAGACTTTCAATAAAGTTACAAAACTTTTGAGCAACAGCGGTTCTGTCATTGTCAGCGTTCCCAATGTAAGAAATATATCAATTATATCACAGTTAATAGATGGAAATTGGACGTACCAAAAAGCAGGGATATTGGATGAAACTCATTTAAGGTTTTTCACTTTTCGGGAAATAGAGAGGATGCTTTCAAGGAATGGTTTTAGGATAGATAGCATCAAGACTAACTGTGTGCTGCCAAAAGAACTTGCGAATTTAAATTATGATTCAAGGGGGCTGACAAGTATAAGGGTTGGCAGAACTACTATAAATGATCTCACAGAAGAAGATATCAAAGATTTTTTTACGATTCAATATATTGTTAGGGCATCAAAGGTTGCCACTAACGTAGTTCTTGAAGATGATATTAATAATCTTCTTAAGAATGCTTATAAGCTTGAAAATGAAGGTATCTTTGACGCAGCAATTGAAAGTTATGAACAAATCCTTGAGAAATATCCGCGCAACGGAGAATCAATTAATAGAATTGCAAGATGTTTGTTCACAATTGGGGATTACCAAAAGGCTGAAACTAAGCTAAATCAGATCTCCGATAATTACCCTATTAACGCCGCTTACATCAATACAGCCATATGCTACAAAAAACTAAAAAAATATGAAATGGCTCTTAATTATCTGAAAAAGGTAAATGACAAAGATGGGCAAACAATAAGCGAGTCTGATCTTTTTGAAACTTTTATTCAGACAGGAGACTGTCTTGCCAATTTAATGAAAGATGCAGAAGCAAAAGAAAATTACCTTGCAGCAGAAAAGATTAACCCGAAATCTGAAAAGCCACTTATTGGTCTCGGGAGTTTGGCTATTCTTAACGGGAATAATGAAATAGCCAGTAAATATTTCGAGAAGGTTATAGCAATCAACGCTAACAATTGTAGAGCCCTTACCGGGTTAGGCATTGCACTTTGGAACAACGGCAAGAAAAAAGAAGCACTGTCACTGTATTCTAAGACACTTGAGCTTAATATTGAGAATCCACAAGCAATTTACTTAATTGTTCAGGCTGCCTCCGAACTTGGGCAATTAGAAATTGCTGAACAATATCTTGAGAGATACGTCTGCCTGCACCCTGCAAACATAGATATGCTTTTTAGCTTAAGCGTAATTTACTTTAGAGTGGGAAAATATCAGAAGGCAATGGAACTTGCTGACAGGATAATGATATTCGCACCTGGCTATGATGGCATTAACGAGCTCATTGCAGAGATTGAAAAAATAACGAGTCCCTCAGGCAGCTATTGTAATGAAAAAAAGATTTCTAACTATGGTGCCTGA
- a CDS encoding glycosyltransferase family 9 protein has protein sequence MNKKNKTAVIQLARMGDIIQTIPLLNLLNQYSETILFIDTRFEEVAKSLSCADDIIAIDVRKLTTFANREDISLSAKYELIIKEIECLKAINCDQVINLNYSFLAALIADNIDCRDRAGFYFRTGIRDIYSDPWMSYLITSTSARRYSRINLSDIFKFAGINGFGYQENKKLESSVPQNNDIIRMNEGTAIAFQVGAGNSKRLWPEEYFSSLAKMIVNNLKSDVFLLGNDAEKERASKIESEVNSSRVFNLAGETNIHQLIETLKKCRLLITGDTGTMHLAVHLKVPVLGIFWGSANCFETGPYNEGHYVLQSFESCSPCMEFKECNERKCVRKLRPEVVFAATNNILGGLDNDKIKDVIPDGVSFYKSTLDNYGVTYLPVIESEREHNNYFTESLRRFWFGLLSGCQGGKEENDVSERNIKLKCEHATITDAAKSVSRLINARKNVILSLSNWHQEEFEVNDIDEKIKWFYRFHPLKHALEFFFFNEALIKKANRKEELLMIHEKMESSLNCFGLIHC, from the coding sequence ATGAATAAAAAAAATAAGACGGCTGTTATTCAGCTTGCACGAATGGGAGATATAATACAGACAATCCCGCTTCTTAATTTATTAAATCAGTATTCTGAAACAATCCTTTTTATTGATACCCGTTTTGAGGAGGTAGCGAAGAGCTTATCTTGTGCGGATGATATAATCGCTATCGATGTCAGGAAGCTGACAACATTTGCCAATAGAGAAGATATTTCTTTGTCTGCTAAATATGAACTGATAATAAAAGAAATTGAATGCTTAAAAGCTATTAACTGCGACCAGGTAATAAATTTAAACTATTCTTTCCTCGCCGCATTAATTGCTGACAATATAGATTGTCGGGACAGAGCAGGATTTTATTTTCGCACTGGCATAAGAGATATCTATAGTGATCCATGGATGTCGTATCTTATTACCTCAACGTCTGCGAGACGTTATAGCCGCATAAATCTTTCTGATATATTTAAATTTGCAGGAATAAACGGTTTTGGCTACCAGGAAAACAAAAAACTCGAATCATCCGTTCCTCAGAACAATGATATTATTAGAATGAATGAGGGGACTGCAATTGCCTTTCAGGTAGGAGCCGGTAATAGTAAAAGGCTTTGGCCGGAAGAATATTTTTCTTCTCTCGCAAAAATGATAGTCAATAATCTCAAATCAGATGTTTTCCTTCTTGGCAATGACGCAGAAAAAGAAAGAGCTTCCAAAATAGAATCAGAGGTAAATTCATCCAGAGTATTTAATCTTGCAGGGGAAACCAATATTCATCAGTTGATAGAAACACTTAAAAAATGTCGCTTGCTGATAACCGGAGATACGGGAACAATGCATCTTGCAGTGCATTTGAAAGTCCCTGTTCTTGGAATTTTTTGGGGCTCTGCAAATTGCTTTGAGACAGGGCCTTATAATGAAGGGCATTATGTGTTGCAGTCGTTTGAAAGTTGCTCTCCATGCATGGAGTTTAAGGAATGCAATGAACGGAAGTGCGTTAGAAAACTTCGTCCGGAGGTTGTGTTTGCCGCTACAAATAACATATTGGGCGGCCTGGATAACGACAAGATAAAAGATGTAATTCCTGATGGGGTTTCCTTTTATAAAAGTACGTTGGATAATTATGGGGTTACGTACTTACCTGTTATTGAATCAGAACGGGAGCATAATAATTATTTTACTGAATCACTTCGCAGGTTTTGGTTTGGACTGTTATCTGGTTGTCAGGGAGGCAAAGAAGAAAACGATGTTTCTGAAAGAAATATAAAATTAAAATGCGAACACGCTACTATTACAGATGCAGCTAAATCAGTTTCCAGGCTCATCAATGCAAGGAAAAATGTAATTCTGTCTCTATCTAATTGGCACCAGGAAGAATTTGAAGTTAACGACATTGATGAGAAGATTAAATGGTTTTACCGTTTCCACCCTTTAAAACACGCATTAGAATTTTTCTTTTTTAATGAGGCATTGATTAAGAAAGCGAATAGAAAAGAAGAGTTGCTAATGATTCATGAAAAAATGGAGTCTTCATTAAATTGTTTTGGACTAATTCACTGTTAA
- a CDS encoding glycosyltransferase, whose product MSVFENNISILKEKNPVLASEINAIISGEHIEILESRRHTPTLKISGQLYHSIYDPKQESASLIEKFLLEKNLESYSSIVIFGMGIGYHVEELLKSNSNLPVIVIEPDKEILRAALEARDIGELLSSIFIFSPDKGNEDFFVKDIKDNAGPNPLIFTHPSFKRTVHNFNYSSILNKLSSFNPEDYKGLGVMVVYPLYGGSYPIAEYTSLAFEKLGCRVERFDMSRFYALYKEIDKITYDKTNAAKLKGLFLSLIGEMFVARVLETRPSMIFALAQSPLSMDIVKRIKPLKIPLCYWFVEDYRLMQYWKDIVQHYDYFFTIQKGEFHEEIGRMGMKNYFYLPAACHPDIHKPLPLEEEEMATFKSDVSFMGAGYYNRRSFFKMLRDYDFKIWGTDWPNDDPFFKNAVQRDSERISIEDTVKIFNSTKINLNMHSSTYHSGVNPHGDFVNPRTFEIAACGGFQLVDYRSDLEGLFKVGEEIETFSDIQDLRRKMSYYLDHPEERNKISEKARQKVLADHTYEKRMTEVLRAVTCGEGTVISNPVKDINSYKNLMKQASGNNELEALFSKFEGYDRLTISEVADKIRKGEGTLTRSEMIFLMMREFVAA is encoded by the coding sequence ATGAGTGTATTTGAAAATAATATTTCCATTCTGAAAGAGAAGAATCCGGTACTTGCGAGTGAAATAAATGCAATCATTTCAGGCGAACATATCGAAATTTTAGAATCGCGAAGACACACGCCAACTTTAAAAATATCAGGACAGCTATACCACAGCATTTACGATCCAAAACAGGAGTCAGCTTCACTGATTGAAAAGTTTTTATTGGAGAAAAATTTAGAATCATACAGCTCCATAGTCATATTTGGCATGGGGATTGGTTACCACGTTGAAGAATTGTTAAAAAGCAATAGTAATCTGCCTGTTATTGTAATTGAGCCTGATAAGGAAATATTGAGAGCCGCATTGGAAGCCAGAGATATAGGGGAACTTCTTTCTTCGATATTTATATTTTCTCCTGATAAGGGGAATGAAGATTTCTTCGTAAAAGACATAAAGGATAACGCAGGCCCGAACCCTTTAATATTCACTCATCCATCTTTTAAAAGGACAGTCCATAATTTTAATTACTCATCAATTTTAAACAAGCTCAGCAGTTTTAATCCTGAAGATTACAAGGGGCTTGGAGTAATGGTGGTTTATCCACTCTATGGCGGATCCTATCCAATAGCAGAATACACAAGTCTTGCTTTTGAAAAACTTGGATGCAGAGTTGAGCGCTTTGACATGAGCAGATTTTATGCCCTTTACAAAGAAATTGATAAAATAACTTACGATAAGACTAATGCTGCAAAGCTAAAAGGTCTTTTCCTTTCTCTCATCGGAGAAATGTTTGTTGCAAGAGTTCTTGAAACAAGACCGTCTATGATATTTGCCCTTGCGCAGTCTCCATTGAGCATGGATATAGTTAAAAGGATAAAGCCGCTGAAGATCCCCCTATGTTACTGGTTTGTCGAAGACTACAGGCTTATGCAGTACTGGAAAGATATAGTCCAGCACTATGACTATTTCTTTACAATACAAAAAGGGGAGTTTCATGAAGAGATTGGGAGGATGGGAATGAAAAATTATTTTTATCTTCCCGCTGCATGCCATCCCGATATTCACAAACCGCTGCCACTTGAGGAAGAAGAAATGGCAACGTTCAAAAGTGACGTATCTTTCATGGGTGCAGGCTATTATAACAGACGTTCCTTCTTTAAGATGCTGAGAGATTATGATTTTAAGATATGGGGAACTGACTGGCCCAATGATGATCCTTTCTTCAAAAATGCTGTGCAGCGTGACAGCGAAAGGATTTCAATTGAAGACACGGTAAAAATATTTAATTCTACAAAAATCAATCTCAATATGCATTCTTCTACCTACCATTCAGGCGTTAACCCCCATGGAGATTTTGTGAACCCCAGGACATTTGAGATAGCAGCATGCGGTGGGTTTCAGCTTGTTGATTACAGAAGTGACCTTGAGGGACTTTTTAAAGTCGGAGAAGAAATAGAAACTTTCAGCGATATTCAGGATCTTCGGAGAAAGATGTCCTATTATCTGGATCATCCTGAAGAGAGAAATAAAATATCAGAAAAAGCCCGCCAAAAAGTTCTTGCAGATCATACATATGAGAAAAGAATGACAGAGGTCCTTCGGGCAGTTACCTGTGGGGAAGGGACCGTAATTTCAAATCCTGTAAAAGACATAAACTCCTATAAAAACCTTATGAAACAAGCTTCCGGGAATAATGAACTGGAGGCGCTATTCTCGAAATTTGAAGGATATGACAGACTGACAATTTCAGAAGTTGCAGACAAAATAAGAAAGGGAGAAGGAACACTCACCCGCTCTGAGATGATTTTTTTAATGATGCGCGAGTTTGTGGCTGCCTGA
- a CDS encoding glycosyltransferase family 9 protein, whose amino-acid sequence MKILVINLTRMGDLIQSTPLLKSIKQANPGSEIVLMVNSRFSAICSRMPFVDRVIKFDVEKTGKNIVDAQKSLIESYHEIESLVCSLNNEKFNKIYNLTHSKMSALLTTMITVDEINGICVDSKGFRVIKNQWMVYFFNAAINRYFNPFNLVDMYLLSGRSGNSERKLSLDITEDDRRDALLFYEESDLKKDDILIGMQPGASKSHKQWPVEFFASLARMFSEKLNVKIALFGSEQEKPIGEEIENISGVKVINTMGKTTVQNLSAFVSRCSVLITNDTGTMHVATAAGVKVIEISVGPVNFWETGPYGDGHAVIQTSIVCAPCGFNVSCLNEICKKTIVPEEVFLLTEEMLGLKGINDVRDSGKFLNSNVYKTVFDECGFLDFYPLIYRKIDENIFWRQIYRGFWKSIIKDVAGEQEGREVFEKISGRYDVSGVGHFSHSLKSTADAISKIEILASEGEGLVKKIVDLLSSSSTGKHHTHISELARKVSLIDVSIEEIASITRQLSPVCDVYRMKRESIDSDDPAKVAWTYLALYRELRKYCLSLKNILRPFIDYHGCMSSGFSCSGSNGVLQDVGKI is encoded by the coding sequence ATGAAGATTCTAGTTATAAATCTCACCCGCATGGGAGATCTCATACAATCTACCCCATTGTTGAAGAGTATCAAACAGGCAAATCCCGGCAGCGAAATAGTGCTGATGGTGAATTCAAGATTTTCAGCTATCTGCAGCAGGATGCCTTTTGTTGACAGGGTAATAAAGTTCGACGTTGAAAAAACCGGGAAGAATATTGTCGATGCACAGAAAAGCCTGATTGAAAGCTATCACGAAATAGAATCACTTGTGTGTTCATTGAACAACGAGAAGTTCAATAAAATATATAACCTGACGCACTCAAAGATGAGCGCGCTTTTAACTACGATGATTACTGTTGATGAGATTAATGGCATCTGCGTTGATTCAAAAGGATTCAGGGTAATAAAAAATCAATGGATGGTCTATTTCTTCAATGCTGCCATCAACCGGTATTTTAACCCTTTCAACCTTGTTGACATGTATCTTCTTTCCGGAAGGTCTGGCAATTCTGAACGGAAGCTTTCACTTGATATAACTGAAGATGACAGAAGAGATGCCCTTCTATTTTATGAGGAATCAGATCTTAAAAAAGATGACATCCTTATAGGAATGCAGCCAGGGGCAAGCAAATCCCATAAACAGTGGCCGGTTGAATTTTTCGCTTCGCTGGCGCGCATGTTTTCAGAAAAGCTTAATGTAAAGATAGCTCTCTTCGGTTCTGAACAGGAAAAACCTATTGGGGAAGAAATAGAGAATATCTCAGGCGTTAAAGTTATAAATACAATGGGTAAGACTACGGTTCAAAACCTTTCAGCCTTTGTTTCACGCTGTTCAGTTTTAATTACTAATGATACGGGAACTATGCATGTAGCAACAGCAGCCGGGGTTAAGGTAATAGAAATTTCTGTTGGTCCTGTAAATTTTTGGGAAACCGGACCATATGGTGATGGTCATGCGGTAATTCAGACCTCGATAGTCTGCGCCCCTTGTGGTTTTAATGTCAGCTGTCTAAATGAAATCTGCAAAAAAACCATTGTTCCTGAAGAAGTGTTTCTCCTGACAGAAGAAATGCTTGGTTTAAAGGGAATAAATGATGTCCGGGATTCAGGGAAGTTTTTAAATTCGAATGTATATAAAACCGTATTTGATGAATGCGGGTTTCTTGATTTTTATCCTCTGATTTACAGAAAAATCGATGAAAATATTTTCTGGCGGCAGATATACAGGGGGTTCTGGAAAAGCATTATAAAGGATGTTGCAGGTGAACAGGAAGGCAGGGAAGTATTTGAAAAAATATCGGGCAGATATGACGTGTCCGGAGTTGGCCACTTTTCCCATTCTTTAAAATCAACGGCTGATGCGATATCTAAAATAGAAATACTTGCCTCAGAAGGTGAGGGGCTCGTTAAAAAAATAGTAGATTTACTCAGTTCATCATCAACGGGAAAACACCATACACATATATCGGAGTTGGCCAGAAAGGTTTCTCTCATAGATGTCTCAATAGAAGAGATTGCAAGCATAACAAGGCAGTTATCACCTGTCTGCGATGTTTACCGCATGAAGAGGGAAAGCATAGATTCTGACGATCCTGCAAAAGTCGCTTGGACATATTTAGCTCTATATCGCGAACTACGGAAATACTGCCTTTCATTAAAAAATATTCTGCGGCCATTTATCGATTATCATGGGTGTATGTCATCAGGATTCAGTTGTTCTGGTTCTAATGGAGTTCTTCAAGATGTCGGAAAAATTTAA